One Candidatus Hepatobacter penaei DNA window includes the following coding sequences:
- the cysS gene encoding cysteine--tRNA ligase encodes MNLHLYDTKSKTKKSLAPQEQRISLYVCGPTVYDRAHLGNARSVVVFDTLFRLLTHAYPDVCYVRNITDIDDKIIQAAHYNQESIHDLTQRTLGFFHHDMDALHAWRPTHEPRATDHVQDMIHLISTLIDKGYAYIVADHVMFHVKHMSHYGSLSGRSLDTQQAGARVAVDAHKRDPHDFVLWKPSHDGEPGWESPWGWGRPGWHIECSAMSHAFLPLPLTIHGGGQDLIFPHHENEQAQSCCGFDVPELAHIWMHNGILTVDGVKMAKSLNNFITVSDALKRWPGEVIRWVLLSAHYRQPLDWTESKLAQAKKNLDRLYEALTYISDKEPADPPQPPQPILSALYDDLNTPQAFKALFAQVNAVNQAADSDERTRRAQDVLASARLMGFAHHTPQAWFQGKTTSKSLESHALSAQEIEQHIEDREKARRYKDFTKADAVRQHLESQGIILEDRHGKTTWKRR; translated from the coding sequence ATGAATCTGCATCTTTATGACACCAAAAGCAAAACCAAAAAATCCTTAGCGCCTCAAGAGCAACGGATAAGCCTCTATGTATGCGGCCCTACCGTCTATGATCGTGCGCACCTAGGCAATGCCCGCTCTGTGGTGGTGTTTGATACGCTTTTTCGCCTGTTAACTCATGCCTATCCTGACGTATGTTATGTGCGGAATATTACCGACATTGATGACAAGATCATTCAGGCCGCCCACTACAATCAAGAATCTATTCATGACCTCACTCAGCGCACCTTAGGTTTTTTTCATCATGACATGGATGCTCTTCATGCCTGGCGCCCTACCCATGAGCCCCGTGCGACAGACCACGTTCAGGATATGATCCACCTCATCAGCACACTCATTGATAAAGGGTATGCCTATATCGTCGCCGATCATGTGATGTTTCACGTGAAACATATGTCACATTATGGAAGTCTATCGGGCAGATCTTTGGATACGCAGCAGGCAGGGGCACGGGTAGCTGTGGATGCGCACAAAAGGGATCCTCACGATTTTGTCCTGTGGAAACCTTCTCATGACGGAGAACCAGGATGGGAGAGTCCATGGGGATGGGGACGCCCTGGATGGCATATTGAATGCTCAGCCATGAGTCACGCCTTTCTTCCGTTGCCCTTAACCATCCACGGAGGTGGGCAGGATCTTATTTTTCCCCATCATGAAAATGAGCAAGCCCAAAGTTGCTGTGGGTTTGATGTGCCAGAGCTGGCTCACATATGGATGCACAATGGCATCTTAACGGTGGATGGCGTGAAGATGGCAAAATCTTTGAACAATTTTATCACGGTGTCCGACGCCCTGAAGCGATGGCCCGGAGAAGTGATTCGCTGGGTTTTATTGAGTGCCCATTATCGCCAACCCCTGGATTGGACAGAAAGCAAACTGGCGCAAGCGAAAAAAAATCTAGACCGCCTGTATGAGGCACTCACCTACATTTCGGATAAAGAGCCCGCTGATCCGCCACAACCACCGCAACCCATCCTCTCGGCTTTATATGATGATCTGAATACACCCCAAGCTTTTAAAGCCCTCTTTGCGCAGGTGAATGCGGTGAACCAGGCAGCGGATTCAGACGAACGGACAAGACGGGCGCAGGATGTGTTGGCCAGTGCGCGCCTGATGGGTTTTGCCCACCACACACCACAAGCGTGGTTCCAAGGAAAAACAACATCCAAATCACTTGAGTCACATGCATTAAGTGCACAAGAGATCGAACAACATATTGAAGACAGAGAGAAGGCCAGACGCTACAAGGATTTTACCAAGGCCGATGCTGTACGCCAACACCTAGAATCACAAGGCATTATCCTTGAAGATCGTCATGGCAAAACAACATGGAAGCGCCGTTAA
- a CDS encoding RNA methyltransferase, whose product MKAVFILVRPQLPENVGTALRALWNCGMDELRLVSPKHAWPCEKGLKAAAGARHFPHTVHTFSSLHEAVSDLTYVLATTARHRDMTKPVYSLTELTTTLSPHPKVGIMFGPERTGLTSEDVSWAQGIVTIPLNPAYTSLNLAQCVLLVAHELWRHAHPHTPTPPSSHNQPALATHHDVQGMLAHLESVLDAAGFFYPPEMKEKMSRNIRNAFTRTCYTDQEIRTLRGVVNHFDKILQGKMNPSRSSR is encoded by the coding sequence ATGAAAGCTGTTTTTATCCTTGTTCGCCCCCAGTTGCCTGAAAACGTGGGCACGGCCTTGCGAGCACTTTGGAATTGTGGCATGGATGAGCTGCGCTTGGTGTCCCCCAAACATGCATGGCCTTGTGAAAAGGGGCTGAAAGCCGCGGCAGGTGCCCGGCACTTTCCCCACACCGTCCACACCTTTTCATCGCTGCACGAGGCCGTCTCAGATTTGACCTATGTGCTGGCCACCACCGCACGCCATCGTGACATGACCAAACCTGTATACTCCTTAACAGAACTCACCACCACGCTTTCTCCCCACCCCAAGGTAGGCATTATGTTTGGCCCGGAAAGAACAGGTCTCACCTCTGAAGACGTCTCTTGGGCGCAAGGTATTGTGACCATCCCGCTGAACCCTGCCTATACCTCCCTCAACCTGGCTCAGTGCGTGCTACTTGTGGCCCACGAGCTGTGGCGTCATGCGCATCCTCACACACCTACGCCGCCTTCTTCACACAACCAGCCAGCGCTCGCAACACACCATGACGTTCAGGGCATGCTAGCTCATCTTGAATCTGTGCTGGATGCCGCTGGCTTTTTTTATCCTCCTGAAATGAAGGAAAAAATGAGTCGCAATATACGCAATGCTTTTACCCGCACGTGTTATACAGATCAAGAAATTCGAACGCTACGGGGCGTCGTCAATCATTTTGATAAAATATTACAAGGCAAAATGAATCCCTCACGTTCATCCCGCTAA
- a CDS encoding lytic transglycosylase domain-containing protein, with translation MCVLFIEQEEKRQGIPDKLLVAMAHVESGIFVAAKRYPWPWSVNVAGKSYSFPTRRAAVHFVRQKQKQGLRNIDVGCMQINLYHHGHAFRTLEEAFDPRINIRYGGTLLKKLYGRSGSWDQAVAFYHSKTPHYYRPYQQKVFRHWYRFSR, from the coding sequence ATGTGCGTATTGTTCATTGAGCAAGAGGAAAAAAGGCAAGGCATTCCCGATAAGTTATTGGTGGCCATGGCGCATGTGGAGTCGGGGATTTTTGTCGCTGCCAAGCGTTATCCATGGCCGTGGAGCGTGAATGTGGCGGGTAAATCCTATTCATTTCCCACACGACGTGCCGCTGTTCATTTTGTGAGGCAAAAACAAAAGCAAGGCCTGCGCAATATTGATGTGGGATGTATGCAGATCAATTTATATCATCATGGTCATGCTTTTCGCACCTTGGAAGAGGCGTTTGATCCGCGCATTAACATTCGTTATGGGGGCACGCTTTTGAAAAAGCTTTATGGGCGCTCAGGGTCGTGGGATCAAGCGGTGGCTTTTTATCATTCAAAAACGCCCCATTATTATCGCCCCTATCAACAAAAAGTTTTTCGTCATTGGTATCGATTTTCTCGTTAA
- a CDS encoding metal ABC transporter ATP-binding protein, translating into MLSLKNVGFARAGQTILEHLSFDVPEAALTTIIGPNGAGKTTLLNLLSGLLVPTQGVITRPQGKKIGYMPQTLVTSPFLPLTVETFLELTPSGHRRGRDVFAFYGWDTSLTQKYMHALSVGEKQRVLFVKALMQQPDILILDEPTQGLDIEGETQFYKALRTLLTQQSLTVIMASHDLHTVFRESAHIVCINKTLCCSGPPEDVQAHDHYQQLFKKQIFSQLRPYVHPHN; encoded by the coding sequence ATGTTGTCACTTAAAAATGTGGGGTTTGCGCGTGCGGGACAAACGATTTTAGAGCACCTATCCTTTGATGTGCCTGAGGCCGCCCTTACCACCATTATTGGGCCCAATGGCGCGGGAAAGACCACGTTGCTCAACCTGTTGTCGGGCCTTTTGGTGCCGACACAAGGGGTCATCACACGTCCTCAGGGTAAAAAAATAGGCTATATGCCGCAGACGTTGGTGACATCCCCCTTTCTGCCGTTAACGGTGGAGACATTTCTTGAACTCACGCCCTCTGGGCACCGCCGTGGTCGTGACGTGTTTGCATTTTATGGGTGGGATACCTCCCTTACACAAAAATACATGCATGCCCTTTCGGTGGGTGAAAAGCAACGGGTTCTTTTTGTGAAAGCATTGATGCAACAGCCAGACATTTTGATCCTAGATGAGCCTACGCAAGGGTTGGATATTGAAGGGGAAACGCAGTTTTATAAGGCCTTACGAACACTTCTAACCCAACAGAGTCTGACTGTTATTATGGCTTCTCATGATTTGCACACGGTGTTTCGGGAAAGTGCTCATATTGTGTGTATCAACAAAACTCTTTGTTGTTCAGGACCGCCCGAGGATGTGCAGGCCCATGATCATTATCAACAGCTGTTTAAAAAACAAATTTTTTCACAATTGCGTCCGTATGTTCATCCCCATAACTGA
- a CDS encoding NAD-glutamate dehydrogenase domain-containing protein: MLSVLRSGVLMILSSAVFHDLVGRVSDTVDKKHQDWFRLFCLNLFSEELTACKVAESAVGETRLKTLWEHYRYQGGKDGVSFVEDETAESTCLMMVFSHNRVPHAVIMSLLAKEAHSHHCFYTRFCVERKKGGLTSLSAGGHCQQPSLPEDCYCLFFHNKLSASEKRGLEKKIDTFVALFSSSEGVLATQALAQEAAVGDHFLSWVHHFYACAHKTFQDPASQEALTSFLTSLPADYRVRHTPEEALKDFLHLKETRAPKELKVRLFVKNDVLFMNMYCADDPIPLDTLVRVLGHMGLCVLSESSFSFAHAAHRASLHHITLKKLPFFDYSILETLLEQALRAVFAYGEESDDFQKMIPAAGLSWEECRLLRAYVRYLKQLGVPYGRGYVESTLLKHPDLVTQLLALFHARLTPSPSHKSSVTVDPEALLHDISGISRYDEERLFRSLYYLVMATVRANVYQRDHGEPKRYVALKFDCQVIEDMPPPRPMFEIFVYAPFMEGVHLRSGRVSRGGLRWSDRQEDYRDEVLDLLKTQIIKNAAIVPVGAKGGFVTKKTEGGLLGDRMSLNHMPDAYGIYVRGLLDLTDNLQKKKVVRPQDMQCLDDPDPYLVVAADKGTATKSDEANALSAEYHFWLGDAFASGGAQGYDHKKIGITARGAWKSTEHHFRTLAMDLSQPFSAVGIGDMSGDVFGNGMLLSQSIQLMAAFDHRDIFLDPHPDPLVSFKERKRLFQKKHSSWKDYHPELISKGGGVFSRSLRMIPLSAAVRAWLKVGQDKMTPDELIRALLKAPVDLLWFGGIGTFVKGEKEPDITIADSGNNHVRVNASDVRARVVVEGANLGFTPQGRVEYALAGGAINADALDNAAGVMCSDYEVNIKILCAQLMERGKLSEEARNTLLKDMTAEVVDLVLRRLYWQNQGVYFVYVRGVELLEEHERLLQRLEKVGALDRERDALPAPDELQRRRSSEKGLTRPEIVTLMALSKIDLHKDILDSALPEDPFLMAILVDYFPPTLSQRFSSFYGQHPLKKEIVATVLSNLICDTLGPSFVHEVFELTRVTPAHIAKSILVVRHLLAASEFDALEVQDMDAETLSSLLWQMDTTIKRLVVWFLRHEKMDVPIKELIGRYEKGFCSFRRDVHAWLPHEYQTTLSETWGQEAASDFWKQHILPLDPLMFATDIIQVQRFVRKPLAFVSQVYYELGDLCGVRWLRDKVAYFPVHTYWQKKGLQEIIEQAFSVHQQLVLYVLSNVKGDHPGDVVTEWRAQAGGVFEDYLTLLEDVRSASFVDISPLIVLGQELRRFYEHMAGTCVMTVSFR, encoded by the coding sequence ATGTTGTCTGTTTTACGTTCGGGTGTCCTTATGATTCTCTCTTCTGCTGTATTTCATGATCTTGTGGGTCGTGTCAGTGACACAGTGGATAAAAAGCATCAAGACTGGTTTCGCTTGTTTTGCCTCAACCTCTTTTCTGAGGAGCTCACTGCTTGTAAGGTTGCTGAGAGTGCTGTTGGGGAAACACGCTTAAAGACACTATGGGAGCACTATCGATACCAGGGCGGAAAGGACGGTGTTTCTTTTGTAGAGGATGAGACGGCTGAATCCACCTGTCTTATGATGGTTTTTTCTCACAACCGTGTCCCGCACGCCGTGATCATGTCATTGTTGGCAAAAGAAGCACACAGCCACCATTGTTTTTACACGCGCTTTTGCGTGGAAAGAAAAAAAGGCGGGCTGACATCTTTGAGTGCTGGCGGCCATTGTCAACAACCTTCCCTGCCAGAGGATTGTTATTGTCTCTTTTTTCACAACAAGCTGAGCGCTTCTGAAAAACGCGGCCTTGAGAAAAAGATCGACACTTTTGTGGCCCTCTTTTCTTCTTCAGAAGGTGTGCTTGCCACGCAGGCATTAGCTCAAGAAGCGGCTGTCGGGGATCATTTTTTGTCATGGGTGCATCATTTTTATGCGTGTGCCCATAAAACGTTTCAAGATCCAGCCTCTCAAGAGGCGCTGACCTCCTTTTTAACATCTTTGCCTGCTGATTATCGCGTGCGCCATACGCCAGAAGAAGCGCTTAAGGATTTTCTTCACTTAAAAGAGACGCGCGCGCCTAAAGAACTTAAGGTACGTCTTTTTGTGAAGAACGACGTGCTTTTCATGAACATGTATTGTGCGGATGACCCCATTCCTCTTGACACATTGGTGCGAGTGCTCGGGCATATGGGTCTTTGTGTGTTGTCAGAATCTTCCTTTTCTTTTGCCCATGCAGCTCATCGCGCCTCCTTGCACCATATCACGTTAAAAAAATTACCTTTTTTCGACTATTCTATTCTTGAAACACTTTTAGAGCAGGCCTTGCGTGCCGTGTTTGCCTATGGGGAGGAGAGTGATGATTTTCAAAAAATGATTCCGGCAGCAGGGCTTAGCTGGGAGGAGTGCCGCCTTTTGCGTGCGTATGTGCGTTATCTCAAGCAATTGGGGGTGCCTTATGGGCGCGGGTATGTGGAGAGCACGCTGCTGAAACATCCTGACCTTGTGACGCAATTGTTGGCTCTTTTTCATGCCAGGCTTACCCCCTCGCCTTCTCATAAATCTTCTGTGACTGTAGATCCTGAGGCGTTGCTTCACGATATTTCTGGGATCAGTCGCTATGATGAAGAGCGCTTGTTTCGCTCGCTTTATTATCTGGTGATGGCTACGGTGCGGGCTAATGTATATCAACGAGATCATGGCGAGCCTAAGCGTTATGTGGCGCTTAAATTTGATTGCCAGGTGATCGAAGATATGCCCCCGCCCCGTCCGATGTTTGAAATTTTTGTGTATGCTCCCTTTATGGAGGGGGTTCATTTGCGCAGTGGCCGTGTGTCGCGTGGGGGGTTGCGTTGGTCAGATCGTCAGGAAGATTATCGTGATGAAGTTTTGGATTTGCTGAAAACACAAATTATCAAAAACGCTGCGATTGTGCCTGTGGGCGCCAAGGGTGGGTTTGTGACGAAAAAAACAGAAGGAGGCTTGTTGGGTGATCGGATGTCACTTAACCACATGCCTGATGCCTATGGCATCTATGTGCGAGGCCTTTTGGATTTGACAGATAACCTCCAGAAAAAAAAGGTGGTGAGGCCGCAGGATATGCAATGTCTTGATGATCCTGACCCCTATCTTGTGGTGGCTGCAGATAAAGGCACGGCCACCAAATCTGATGAGGCGAATGCGCTCTCGGCAGAATATCATTTTTGGTTGGGGGATGCGTTTGCGTCTGGTGGTGCCCAAGGATACGATCATAAAAAAATAGGTATCACAGCCCGCGGGGCGTGGAAATCCACAGAACATCATTTTCGCACCCTGGCTATGGATCTCTCTCAGCCTTTTTCAGCCGTCGGCATTGGGGATATGTCAGGGGACGTCTTTGGTAATGGCATGTTGTTGTCACAATCGATTCAGCTGATGGCTGCGTTTGATCACCGGGATATTTTTTTAGATCCCCATCCTGACCCGCTGGTGTCCTTTAAAGAGCGTAAGCGCCTGTTTCAGAAAAAACACTCATCCTGGAAAGATTATCACCCTGAGCTTATTTCCAAAGGTGGGGGGGTTTTTTCTCGGTCATTGCGTATGATTCCCCTCTCGGCAGCCGTGCGGGCTTGGCTTAAGGTGGGTCAAGATAAAATGACGCCCGATGAACTGATTCGGGCATTGCTGAAGGCACCAGTAGATTTATTGTGGTTTGGTGGCATTGGCACATTTGTTAAGGGGGAAAAAGAACCTGATATCACCATTGCCGATAGTGGGAACAACCATGTGCGTGTGAATGCATCAGATGTGAGGGCGCGAGTGGTGGTGGAAGGTGCCAATTTAGGATTTACGCCGCAAGGGCGTGTGGAATATGCCCTTGCAGGTGGAGCGATCAATGCAGATGCGCTTGATAATGCTGCGGGCGTTATGTGTTCAGATTATGAAGTGAACATCAAAATATTGTGTGCGCAACTGATGGAACGCGGTAAGCTTTCTGAGGAGGCACGCAATACGCTTCTCAAGGACATGACGGCCGAGGTGGTCGATTTGGTGCTCAGGCGTCTTTATTGGCAAAATCAGGGCGTTTATTTTGTGTATGTGCGCGGGGTTGAGCTATTAGAAGAGCATGAGCGTTTACTACAGCGTTTAGAAAAAGTGGGGGCGCTTGACCGTGAACGTGATGCCTTGCCTGCACCTGACGAGCTCCAAAGGCGACGCAGCAGTGAAAAAGGTCTGACACGACCCGAAATTGTCACCCTGATGGCTTTAAGCAAAATTGACCTTCATAAAGACATTTTAGATTCTGCCTTGCCTGAAGACCCCTTTCTTATGGCCATTCTTGTAGATTACTTTCCCCCCACCCTCTCTCAGCGTTTTTCGAGCTTCTATGGCCAACACCCTCTTAAAAAAGAGATTGTTGCCACCGTGTTGTCGAACTTGATTTGCGACACCTTAGGTCCTTCTTTTGTGCATGAAGTGTTTGAGCTTACCCGGGTGACGCCTGCCCATATTGCCAAATCCATTTTGGTAGTGCGGCATTTGCTGGCAGCCAGCGAGTTTGATGCACTTGAGGTGCAAGACATGGATGCAGAAACGCTGTCATCTCTGCTTTGGCAGATGGATACCACCATCAAAAGGTTGGTGGTGTGGTTCTTGCGCCATGAAAAGATGGATGTGCCCATCAAAGAGCTGATTGGTCGTTATGAAAAAGGCTTTTGTTCTTTTAGGCGTGATGTGCATGCGTGGTTGCCTCATGAATACCAAACCACACTCAGTGAAACGTGGGGTCAGGAAGCGGCCTCAGATTTTTGGAAGCAACATATTCTTCCCCTGGATCCTTTAATGTTTGCCACAGACATCATTCAGGTTCAGCGATTTGTGCGCAAGCCATTGGCTTTTGTGAGTCAGGTCTATTATGAGCTGGGTGATTTGTGTGGTGTGCGTTGGCTGCGCGATAAGGTGGCGTATTTTCCTGTCCACACCTATTGGCAAAAAAAGGGGTTACAAGAAATTATTGAGCAAGCTTTTTCTGTGCACCAACAGCTTGTTTTGTATGTGTTATCCAATGTGAAAGGCGATCATCCTGGTGATGTGGTGACCGAATGGCGTGCGCAGGCAGGGGGCGTGTTTGAAGATTATCTCACGCTGTTAGAAGACGTTCGTAGTGCTTCGTTTGTGGATATATCCCCCTTGATTGTGTTGGGCCAAGAGTTGAGGCGCTTTTATGAGCACATGGCAGGGACGTGTGTGATGACAGTTTCGTTTAGGTAG
- the rsmI gene encoding 16S rRNA (cytidine(1402)-2'-O)-methyltransferase: LSSVDMIVCENKKHSHKLLDCYHIRKPLHTYHDHTSQAMRLRLIEAVLSGKRVALISSAGMPLISDPGYKLVRTFYEHQLFVTLVPGPSASLSALVLSGLPTDRFFFQGFLPLKGWRRVLDELKPLQATLVFFASVPRLVGTLTKLYNVLGERSFVVVRELTKVFETRFEGTLSPSPTLPSELKGELVVLVAGREEQEKKAMDAQAMDDLLKTAITTMSLRDAVREVCDVTGAPRDVVYKKALTLRKAT, translated from the coding sequence GTTGTCATCTGTGGACATGATTGTGTGTGAAAACAAAAAGCATAGCCACAAACTTTTAGATTGTTATCACATCCGCAAACCTCTGCATACTTATCATGACCACACATCTCAAGCGATGAGGCTTCGTCTTATCGAAGCCGTTTTGTCTGGAAAGCGCGTGGCGCTGATAAGCAGCGCAGGGATGCCTCTTATTTCAGATCCTGGCTATAAATTGGTGCGTACTTTTTATGAACATCAGTTGTTTGTGACGCTTGTGCCCGGACCTTCAGCATCGTTGTCTGCTTTGGTGCTATCAGGGCTTCCTACGGACCGCTTCTTCTTTCAAGGGTTTCTTCCCCTCAAAGGATGGCGAAGGGTGCTTGACGAGCTGAAACCCCTTCAGGCCACGCTTGTTTTTTTTGCGTCTGTGCCACGTTTAGTCGGGACATTAACAAAACTGTATAACGTGTTGGGAGAGCGTTCTTTTGTGGTGGTGCGTGAACTGACAAAAGTGTTTGAAACGCGTTTTGAAGGTACGTTATCCCCTTCTCCCACGTTGCCGTCAGAGCTTAAAGGAGAGCTTGTAGTTTTGGTGGCAGGACGCGAAGAACAGGAAAAAAAGGCGATGGATGCGCAGGCTATGGATGATTTGCTGAAAACAGCGATCACAACCATGTCATTGCGTGATGCTGTGCGGGAAGTTTGTGATGTCACAGGTGCACCGCGCGATGTTGTGTATAAAAAAGCATTAACGCTAAGAAAGGCAACCTAA
- the xseA gene encoding exodeoxyribonuclease VII large subunit encodes MSPEKAKAFIERASTDVAAVSEAVFSVSQASLLIKKHVEQHFDHVCIQGEVSAPKLHTSGHLYFSLKDDTAVLDAVCWRPLAHRFKDSLSHGTQVVCRGKITTYPGRSKYQMVVTEVSVAGQGDLFQLLEARKKKLREEGLFEASRKKALPPFPRCIGLITSPTGAVIQDILHRLADRFPVDVLFYPVNVQGEGALASMVEALDVLGQFASESMTPDVIILARGGGSFEDLFVFNEEALVRAMARCSLPVVSAIGHETDTTLADYVADQRAPTPTAAAEITTPHRASLAHTLTTYVRLIDQAWRQVLEPWCMRLHFFQQRLRRGYGFFPLYAQRLDDLEGRLQGYVDFWGRQQQRLAWLTARLTEPQTFVTMQETRFRYTQKALTTRAYEMLAQNTKDLRHLAQRLQQTSHEKALARGFCVALSPEGRVVTSKARGKRLSRLTMMFHDGKLAVRPVTPGDDDE; translated from the coding sequence GTGTCACCAGAGAAAGCCAAAGCCTTTATAGAAAGGGCATCCACAGATGTTGCCGCTGTATCTGAAGCTGTTTTTTCGGTGAGCCAGGCCTCTCTTTTGATCAAGAAACATGTGGAGCAGCATTTTGACCACGTGTGCATCCAAGGCGAAGTCTCTGCCCCCAAGCTTCACACATCGGGTCACCTTTATTTTTCTCTCAAAGACGATACAGCGGTGTTGGATGCTGTGTGTTGGCGGCCCTTGGCCCACCGTTTTAAAGACAGCCTTAGTCATGGCACTCAGGTGGTGTGTCGCGGCAAAATCACCACCTATCCAGGTCGCTCTAAATATCAAATGGTTGTGACAGAGGTGAGTGTGGCGGGCCAAGGTGATTTGTTTCAACTGCTGGAAGCGCGGAAGAAAAAATTGCGTGAAGAGGGGTTGTTTGAGGCGTCACGAAAAAAGGCCCTTCCCCCTTTTCCACGCTGTATCGGCCTGATCACCTCCCCCACGGGCGCGGTGATTCAAGACATTCTTCACCGTTTGGCGGATCGGTTTCCTGTGGATGTTCTTTTTTATCCTGTGAATGTTCAAGGCGAAGGGGCGCTGGCCTCTATGGTGGAAGCGCTCGATGTGTTGGGGCAGTTTGCAAGTGAAAGCATGACGCCTGACGTGATTATCCTCGCACGCGGGGGGGGCAGTTTTGAAGACTTGTTTGTGTTTAATGAAGAGGCCCTGGTGCGCGCCATGGCCCGGTGCTCTTTGCCTGTGGTGTCAGCGATTGGCCATGAAACAGACACCACCTTGGCTGATTATGTGGCTGATCAGCGAGCCCCCACCCCCACGGCAGCGGCAGAAATCACCACCCCTCATCGGGCATCGCTTGCTCACACGCTCACCACCTATGTCAGGCTTATTGATCAAGCGTGGCGTCAGGTGCTGGAGCCTTGGTGTATGCGCCTCCACTTTTTTCAGCAGCGCCTGCGTCGTGGCTATGGATTTTTTCCTTTGTATGCACAGCGTCTTGATGATTTAGAAGGGCGCTTGCAAGGATATGTTGATTTTTGGGGTCGTCAGCAACAGCGTCTTGCGTGGCTAACAGCTCGATTAACAGAACCTCAGACATTCGTCACGATGCAGGAAACACGTTTTCGTTACACCCAAAAGGCGTTAACCACACGGGCGTATGAAATGCTGGCGCAGAACACGAAAGACCTGCGTCATCTCGCCCAGCGTCTTCAACAAACATCTCATGAAAAAGCGCTTGCGCGTGGGTTTTGTGTGGCTCTTTCGCCTGAGGGTCGTGTGGTCACATCTAAGGCGCGGGGAAAGCGCCTTTCTCGCCTCACAATGATGTTTCACGATGGCAAGCTGGCGGTGAGGCCCGTAACCCCCGGTGATGATGATGAATGA
- a CDS encoding DNA recombination protein RmuC has translation MTILILLSLSLCFCLIFWAKATQKARSLAREVTSLHTQILVYEEQKKAHLNVKELVDHHIKHVCSQSLENASQHLMKQSESFFRTFSQSTDGKLTGHAQNLQHMIQPLEKSLEAIRHQVQTLEKARVGAYEGLHEKIHNLSEVHAHLHHQTTQLAQALKTPNIRGKWGEMQLRRLVEWAGMLPFCDFFDQKSFHVDDKTLRPDLVIRMPEARCVVVDAKAPLAACLPEASDTGLSADTMRDHVQKIKHHIYTLSRRDYTTYIQKTPDFILLFLPTESLLIKALEADASLLDYSAEKSVLLATPMTLIALLKVIAMGWQQEVLSENAQEISDCGKRLSQMLEKTLAKLHDVGKSLGSSVKGYNAFLASLEDDVMPEAQALSTLTTSKPAKTHMRTIKSLPKERKGA, from the coding sequence GTGACAATCTTGATTTTACTTTCTCTATCACTTTGTTTTTGTTTGATTTTTTGGGCAAAGGCAACGCAAAAAGCACGCAGTCTTGCCCGTGAGGTGACCTCGCTTCACACACAAATTCTTGTGTATGAAGAGCAAAAGAAAGCTCATCTTAACGTCAAAGAGCTGGTGGATCACCACATCAAACATGTGTGTTCACAATCTTTAGAAAACGCTTCCCAGCATTTGATGAAGCAGTCTGAATCTTTTTTCCGTACCTTTTCTCAAAGCACTGATGGCAAGCTCACAGGTCATGCGCAAAACCTTCAGCACATGATCCAGCCGCTTGAAAAGTCATTAGAGGCCATACGCCATCAAGTCCAAACTCTTGAAAAAGCACGCGTAGGGGCCTATGAAGGGCTTCATGAAAAAATACATAATCTATCCGAAGTGCATGCGCACCTTCATCATCAAACTACACAGTTAGCGCAGGCGCTTAAAACCCCCAACATTCGGGGCAAATGGGGGGAGATGCAGCTCAGACGGTTGGTGGAATGGGCGGGGATGCTGCCTTTTTGTGATTTTTTTGATCAAAAATCGTTTCATGTTGACGATAAAACGTTGCGCCCAGATCTGGTGATTCGCATGCCCGAAGCACGATGCGTGGTGGTGGATGCCAAAGCCCCGTTGGCGGCATGTTTGCCGGAAGCATCTGACACTGGCCTTTCTGCCGACACCATGCGCGATCATGTGCAGAAAATAAAGCATCATATTTATACGCTCAGCCGCCGTGATTATACGACCTATATCCAGAAAACGCCGGATTTCATCCTTCTGTTTTTGCCCACAGAGAGCCTGTTGATTAAGGCTTTAGAAGCGGATGCCTCTTTGTTGGACTATAGTGCCGAAAAGTCTGTTTTGTTGGCAACGCCCATGACATTGATTGCGCTGTTAAAAGTGATTGCCATGGGGTGGCAGCAGGAGGTGCTTTCTGAAAATGCGCAAGAAATTAGTGATTGTGGCAAGCGCCTTTCTCAGATGTTGGAGAAAACCTTGGCCAAGCTTCATGATGTGGGAAAGTCCTTGGGAAGTTCGGTCAAGGGTTATAATGCCTTTTTAGCCTCCCTTGAAGATGACGTGATGCCTGAAGCCCAAGCGCTGAGCACCCTGACAACCTCAAAGCCTGCCAAAACGCACATGCGCACCATCAAATCCCTGCCCAAAGAGAGAAAGGGGGCCTGA